In bacterium 336/3, the following proteins share a genomic window:
- a CDS encoding excinuclease ABC subunit A, giving the protein MEEIIEIYGAREHNLKNIDVIIPRQKLVVITGISGSGKSSLAFDTIYAEGQRRYMESFSAYARSFIGDIERPDVDKIEGLSPVISIEQKTTSRNPRSTVGTVTEIYDFLRLLFARAGEAYSYNTGEKMIQQSEDQIVDNILKNFENQKTSVLAPIIKGRKGHYKELFVEIAKKGYTKVRIDGEIQDIKAKLELDRYKIHDIEVVIDRLQPTEKDRFRLTESVHKALKEGKGTMLIVNETNEVKFYSKFLTCPTTGISYDEPAPNSFSFNSPYGWCPSCQGLGVVESITEDSIIPNKNLSITRGAIAPLGEYRDIWIFKKLESILKKHKVSINTPIAEIPEEVKNMILYGSQEKVEVASVKYPGTNWNTVFEGIIPFIKKSLQESSEAVREHYAEYIVSQTCPECNGARLKKESLYFKITDKNIAELSLKSVKDLNEWFKNIEKKLSEKQNLIAKEILKEIRKRIQFLLDVGLEYLTLNRLVKTLSGGESQRIRLATQIGTQLTGVLYILDEPSIGLHQRDNQKLIEALKSLRDLGNSVLVVEHDKDMMLEADYILDIGPEAGRHGGQIVGKGTPKEFLKNGSVTSKYLNGELKIEVPKERRAGNGKFLTLKGCTGHNLKNVTLNLPLGKMIAITGVSGSGKSSLIHHTLFPILNKHFFNAKKEPLPYQELEGLKNIDKVIEIDQSPIGRTPRSNPATYTGVFTDIRDLFSQLPEAKIRGYKAGRFSFNVKGGRCEECEGAGIKTVEMEFLPDVYVPCQSCKGKRYNRETLEVRFKGKSISDILDMTIEQAVEFFENQPRIVNKIKTIQEVGLGYITLGQQATTLSGGEAQRVKLATELSRKDTGKTLYILDEPTTGLHFQDIQKLLVFLNKLAEKGNTVLIIEHNMDVIKICDHVIDLGLEGGEGGGEILVEGTPEEIAKHKKSYTGKFLKLEL; this is encoded by the coding sequence ATGGAAGAAATCATAGAAATTTACGGAGCAAGAGAACATAATCTTAAAAATATAGATGTTATTATTCCTCGTCAAAAACTTGTAGTCATTACAGGAATTAGTGGCAGTGGTAAATCGTCTTTGGCTTTTGATACCATTTATGCAGAAGGGCAACGCCGTTATATGGAAAGTTTTTCTGCTTATGCTCGTTCGTTTATTGGAGATATAGAACGCCCAGATGTAGATAAAATAGAAGGCTTGAGCCCAGTTATTTCTATTGAACAAAAAACAACCTCTCGAAATCCACGTTCCACAGTAGGCACAGTAACAGAAATTTACGACTTTTTGCGTTTACTTTTTGCAAGAGCAGGTGAAGCCTATTCGTACAACACAGGCGAAAAAATGATTCAACAGTCTGAAGACCAAATTGTTGATAACATTCTTAAAAACTTTGAAAATCAAAAAACAAGTGTTCTTGCCCCTATCATCAAAGGTAGAAAAGGGCATTATAAGGAGTTGTTTGTAGAAATAGCAAAAAAAGGCTACACCAAAGTTCGTATTGATGGTGAAATTCAGGATATTAAAGCAAAATTAGAACTAGATCGATACAAGATTCATGATATAGAGGTAGTAATAGACAGATTACAACCCACCGAAAAAGACCGTTTTCGTTTGACTGAATCTGTACACAAAGCTCTTAAAGAAGGCAAAGGAACAATGCTTATTGTCAATGAAACTAATGAAGTCAAGTTTTATTCAAAATTTTTAACTTGCCCCACTACAGGCATTAGTTATGATGAGCCTGCTCCTAACTCGTTTTCGTTCAATTCACCTTATGGTTGGTGTCCAAGTTGCCAAGGTTTGGGAGTTGTAGAAAGCATTACAGAGGATAGCATCATTCCAAATAAGAATTTGAGCATTACCAGAGGAGCGATTGCACCTTTGGGAGAGTATAGAGATATATGGATTTTCAAGAAATTGGAGAGTATTCTTAAGAAACATAAAGTTTCTATCAATACTCCTATTGCCGAAATTCCAGAAGAAGTAAAAAATATGATTCTATACGGAAGCCAAGAAAAAGTAGAAGTAGCATCCGTAAAATACCCTGGTACAAACTGGAATACAGTTTTTGAAGGTATTATTCCTTTTATCAAAAAGAGCTTACAAGAAAGTAGTGAAGCTGTCAGAGAGCATTATGCCGAATATATTGTAAGCCAAACTTGCCCTGAGTGTAATGGTGCAAGGCTTAAAAAAGAATCGTTGTATTTTAAAATTACAGATAAAAACATTGCTGAACTCTCTCTAAAAAGTGTAAAAGATTTGAATGAGTGGTTCAAGAATATTGAGAAGAAACTTTCTGAAAAACAAAACCTGATAGCCAAAGAGATTTTGAAAGAAATCAGAAAACGGATTCAATTTTTATTGGATGTAGGCTTAGAGTATCTGACACTCAATCGTTTGGTAAAAACACTTTCAGGTGGAGAGTCGCAACGTATCCGATTGGCTACACAAATCGGAACGCAACTGACAGGTGTTTTGTATATTTTGGATGAACCCAGCATTGGCTTGCATCAAAGAGATAATCAGAAACTTATTGAAGCATTGAAAAGCCTCCGAGATTTAGGTAATTCTGTACTTGTGGTAGAACATGACAAAGATATGATGCTTGAAGCTGATTACATTTTGGATATTGGACCCGAAGCGGGCAGACATGGTGGGCAAATTGTGGGCAAAGGAACTCCCAAAGAGTTTTTAAAAAATGGCAGTGTTACCTCCAAATATCTCAATGGAGAGTTAAAAATTGAAGTCCCTAAAGAACGTAGAGCAGGAAATGGTAAATTTTTGACTCTTAAAGGCTGTACAGGGCATAATTTGAAGAATGTAACCCTCAATCTACCTTTAGGCAAAATGATTGCCATTACAGGTGTTTCAGGTTCGGGAAAATCATCATTGATACATCATACGCTTTTCCCGATTCTCAATAAACATTTTTTCAATGCTAAAAAAGAACCTCTACCATATCAGGAACTTGAAGGCTTAAAAAACATTGATAAAGTAATTGAAATTGATCAATCTCCAATTGGCAGAACGCCTCGTAGCAATCCTGCTACTTATACGGGTGTTTTTACAGATATTCGGGATTTATTTTCTCAACTTCCTGAAGCCAAAATCAGAGGTTATAAGGCTGGACGTTTTTCATTCAATGTAAAAGGTGGACGTTGTGAAGAATGTGAAGGAGCAGGTATCAAAACTGTTGAAATGGAGTTTCTGCCTGATGTATATGTTCCTTGCCAATCGTGTAAAGGCAAACGATACAATCGAGAAACTTTAGAAGTTCGTTTCAAAGGCAAATCTATTTCAGATATATTGGATATGACAATTGAGCAGGCTGTAGAATTCTTTGAAAATCAGCCTCGTATTGTCAATAAAATTAAAACTATTCAAGAAGTAGGTTTGGGGTATATTACACTCGGGCAACAAGCTACGACTCTTTCAGGTGGAGAAGCCCAAAGGGTGAAATTAGCCACAGAACTTTCGAGAAAAGATACAGGAAAAACTTTGTATATTTTGGATGAACCTACCACTGGTTTGCATTTCCAAGATATTCAAAAATTATTGGTTTTCTTGAATAAACTGGCAGAAAAAGGAAATACAGTTTTAATCATTGAGCATAATATGGATGTAATCAAAATCTGCGACCATGTGATTGATTTGGGCTTAGAAGGTGGTGAAGGTGGTGGAGAAATCTTGGTAGAAGGCACACCCGAAGAAATTGCCAAGCACAAAAAAAGCTATACTGGTAAATTTTTGAAATTGGAATTGTAA
- a CDS encoding mannose-6-phosphate isomerase gives MDKININEKLALFSDYWNPRIVGELNGQHVKLVKFQGEFVWHKHDHEDEMFLVLKGSFQMEYRDKTVEIQENEFVIVPKGVEHRPVAKNEVCVMLFEPATTLNTGNAESNLTKHNLEKI, from the coding sequence ATGGATAAAATCAACATCAACGAAAAATTAGCTTTGTTTTCTGATTACTGGAATCCGAGAATTGTGGGCGAACTCAATGGACAGCATGTAAAACTTGTAAAGTTTCAAGGAGAATTTGTGTGGCACAAACATGACCACGAAGACGAAATGTTTTTGGTGTTAAAAGGTAGTTTCCAAATGGAATACAGAGATAAAACCGTAGAAATCCAAGAAAATGAGTTTGTAATTGTTCCCAAAGGTGTAGAACACCGTCCTGTGGCAAAAAATGAAGTTTGTGTAATGCTTTTTGAGCCTGCCACCACCCTCAATACTGGCAATGCAGAAAGCAATTTAACGAAACATAATTTGGAGAAAATTTGA